The sequence GCCCTCGGGGATGAACGGCACGGTCATCGACGTGCAGGTCTTCACCCGCGACGGTGTGGAGAAGGACGCGCGGGCCAAGCAGATCGAGGAGATGGAACTCGCGAGCGTCAAGAAGGACCTGCGTGACCAGTACCGCATCCTCGAGGACGACGTCTACGACCGCCTGGAGAAGATCCTGGTGGGCAAGGCGGCGGTGGGCGGCCCGAAGGACCTGCAGGCGGACGCCCGGGTCACGAAGGCCTACCTCGCCGAGCTGCCGCGGGAGAAGTGGTTCGAGATCCGGATGAAGAGCGAGCAGGCGAACACCCAGCTCGAGACGGCGCGCGAGCAGCTCGCCCAGCACCGGACCTCGCTCGACGAGCAGTTCGAGGCCAAGCGGGTCAAGCTCACCTCGGGCGACGACCTCGCCCCCGGCGTGCTGAAGATGGTGAAGGTGTACCTGGCGGTGAAGCGCCGGGTGCAGCCGGGCGACAAGATGGCCGGGCGGCACGGCAACAAGGGCGTGGTCTCCACCATCGTGCCGGTGGAGGACATGCCTTACATGGCCGACGGCACCCCGGTGGACATGGTGCTGAACCCCCTCGGTGTGCCCTCGCGCATGAACGTGGGGCAGGTGCTGGAGACCCACCTCGGGTGGGCCTCGAAGGAGCTGGGCCGGCGGGTCGGCCGGCTGCTCGACGCGCACGCGAAGGCGGCGGAGGTGCGGCGCCTGCTGGACCGCGTGTACAACGGGACGGGCGGGGTGAAGGAGGATCTCTCCTCGCTCACCGACCCGGAGATCGTGGAGCTCGCCCGCAACGTGCGTGAGGGCGTTCCCATCGCGACGCCGGTCTTCGACGGCGCGACCGAGGACGAGATCAAGGAGCTGCTCGAGCTGGCGGGTCTGCCGCGCAGCGGCCAGACCACGCTCTACGACGGGCGCACGGGCGATTCCTTCGCCCGCCCGGTGACGGTCGGCTACATGTACATGCTGAAGCTGAACCACCTGGTCGACGACAAGATGCACGCGCGCTCGACCGGGCCGTACAGCCTGGTCACCCAGCAGCCGCTCGGCGGCAAGGCGCAGTTCGGCGGGCAGCGCTTCGGGGAGATGGAGGTGTGGGCGCTCGAGGCATACGGGGCGGCCTACACGCTGCAGGAGATGCTCACCGTCAAGTCCGACGACGTGAACGGAAGGACCAAGATGTACAAGAACATCGTGGACGCCGATCACCGGATGGAAGCGGGGATGCCGGAGTCCTTCAACGTGCTGGTGAAGGAGATCCGCTCGCTCGGCATCGACATCGAGCTTGAGCAGTACTGACGGATACCGGCGGTTTGGCGGGGGATACGCAGTGAAAGACCTACTGAATCTGTTGCGGCAGCAGAGCCAGGTTGAGGAGTTCGACGCCATCCGCATCGGGTTGGCGTCGCCCGACAAGATCCGGTCGTGGTCCTACGGTGAGGTGAAGAAGCCGGAGACCATCAATTACCGCACCTTCAAGCCGGAGCGCGACGGCCTGTTCTGCGCGAAGATCTTCGGACCGGTGAAGGACTACGAGTGCCTGTGCGGCAAGTACAAGCGCCTGAAGCACCGCGGCGTCATCTGCGAGAAGTGCGGCGTCGAGGTGACGCTCGCCAAGGTGCGGCGCGAGCGCATGGGCCACATCGAGCTCGCGAGCCCGGTCGCCCACATCTGGTACCTGAAGTCCTTGCCCTCGCGCATGGGTCTGCTGCTCGACATGACGCTGCGCGAGATCGAGCGGATCCTCTACTTCGAGGCCTTCGTGGTCATCGACCCGGGGATGACGCCGCTCGAGCGCGGGCAGCTGCTGTCGGACGAGTCCTATCTCGAGTCCATCGAGCAGTACGGCGACGAGTTCGACGCGCGCATGGGCGCCGAGGCGATCCACGAGCTGATGCGCACGATGGACCTCAAGGTCGAGGCGACCCGCCTGCGCGAGGAGATGCAGGGCACGAGCTCGGAGACCAAGCTGAAGAAGCTGGCCAAGCGCCTGAAACTGATCGAGGCGTTTCTCGTCTCGGGCAACCGCCCCGAGTGGATGGTGCTCACGGTGCTGCCGGTGCTGCCGCCGGACCTGCGGCCCCTGGTGCCCCTCGACGGCGGGCGCTTCGCGACCTCCGACCTGAACGACCTCTACCGCCGGGTCATCAACCGCAACAACCGCCTGAAGCGGCTGCTCGACCTCAACGCGCCCGACATCATCGTGCGCAACGAGAAGCGCATGCTCCAGGAGGCGGTGGACGCGCTGCTCGACAACGGCCGGCGGGGCCGGGCCATCACCGGCACCAACAAGCGGCCGCTGAAGAGCCTGGCCGACATGATCAAGGGCAAGCAGGGCCGGTTCCGCCAGAACCTGCTCGGCAAGCGCGTGGACTACTCGGGGCGCTCCGTGATCGTGGTGGGCCCCACGCTGAAGCTGCACCAGTGCGGCCTGCCGAAGAAGATGGCGCTCGAGCTCTTCAAGCCCTTCGTGTTCTCCAAGCTCGAGTTCCGCGGGCTGGCGACCACCATCAAGGCGGCGAAGAAGAAGGTGGAGCTGGAGGGGGCGGAGGTGTGGGATCTCCTCGAGGAGGTGATCCGCGAGCACCCGGTGATGCTGAACCGGGCCCCGACCCTGCACCGCCTGGGCATCCAGGCGTTCGAGCCGGTGTTGATCGAGGGCAAGGCGATCCAGCTGCACCCGCTCGTCTGCACGGCGTTCAACGCCGATTTCGACGGCGACCAGATGGCCGTGCACGTGCCGCTCTCCATCGAGGCGCAGCTCGAGGCGCGGACCCTCATGCTGTCCTCGAACAACGTCCTCTCGCCGGCCCACGGCGAGCCCATCATCGTGCCGACCCAGGACGTGGTGCTGGGCCTCTACTACATGACCCGCGAGCGCGTGCGCGCCCAGGGCGAGGACATGGTCTTCGCGGACGTGAAGGAGGTCGAGCGGGCCCACGCCGCGGGCGCCGTCGAGCTGCAGGCGCGGGTGCGTGTGCGCATCGACGAGCGCGTCTTCGGGGAGAACGGCGAGATCCGCCCCCAGCGCCGGCTGGTGAAGACGACCGTCGGGCGGGCGCTCCTCTCGGAGATCCTGCCCCCGGGCATGTCCTTCGATCTCGTCAACCAGACCATGGACAAGAAGGCGATCTCCCGGCTCATCGACTCGGCCTACCGCCGGGTCGGCCTGAAAGAGACGGTGGTGTTCGCCGACAAGCTGATGTACACGGGCTTCGCCTGGGCGACCCGCGCGGGGATCTCCATCGGCGTGGACGACATGGAGGTGCCGCCGGAGAAGGCGGACATCCTGGCCGAGGCCGAGACCATGGTGAAGGAGATCGAGGACCAGTACGCCTCGGGTCTCGTCACCAACGGCGAGCGTTACAACAAGGTGGTGGACGTGTGGTCTTCCACCAACGAGAAGGTGGCCAAGGCGATGATGGAGCGCCTGGGCACCGAGGTGGTCAGGGGGGCGTCCGGCGGCGAGGCCCGCCAGCAGTCCTTCAACTCGATCTACATGATGGCCGACTCCGGGGCGCGCGGCTCTGCCGCCCAGATCCGGCAGCTCGCCGGCATGCGTGGCCTGATGGCGAAGCCGGACGGGTCCATCATCGAGACCCCCATCACCGCGAACTTCCGCGAGGGGCTGGACGTCCTCCAGTACTTCATCTCCACCCACGGCGCCCGCAAGGGTCTCGCCGACACCGCCCTCAAGACCGCCAACTCCGGCTACCTCACCCGCCGTCTGGTGGACGTGGCCCAGGATCTGGTGGTGACCGAGGAGGACTGCGGCGCGAGCGACGGGCTCATGATCACCCCGCTCATCGAGGGCGGCGACGTGGTGGAGCCCCTGCGCGAGCGGGTCCTCGGCCGGGTGACGGCGGTGGACATCCTGCGCCCCGGGACCGGGGAGGTCGTGGTGCCCCGGGCCACCCTGCTGGACGAGATCTGGGTGGAGCGTCTGGAGGAGGCCGGCATCGACCAGGTGCTGGTGCGCTCGGTGATCACCTGCCTGACCCGCCACGGGGTGTGCGCCAACTGCTACGGGCGTGACCTGGGCCGTGGGCACCGGGTCAACATCGGCGAGGCGGTCGGCGTGGTCGCCGCCCAGTCCATCGGCGAGCCCGGCACCCAGCTGACGATGCGGACCTTCCACATCGGCGGCGCGGCCTCCCGGGCCGCGGCGGTGAGCAACGTGCAGGTGAAGTCCGAGGGCACGGTGCGCCTGCAGAACATCAAGCTCGTGCCCAACAGCTCGGGCAAGTACGTGGCGGTCTCCCGCTCGGGCGAGGTGGCCATCCAGGACGCCCACGGCCGCGAGCGCGAGCGCTACAAGGTGCCCTACGGGGCGGTGATCACGGTGGCGGAGGGCGACGCGGTCGAGGCCGGCCAGGTGGTGGCCAGCTGGGACCCGCACACCCACCCCATCATCACCGAGGTGCGCGGCCGGGTGCGCTTCACGGACATCGTCGAGGGACAGACGGTGCGCGAGGAGCGCGACGAGACCACGGGCCTCACCGACCTGGTGGTCATGGACCCGAAGGAGCGCCCGTCGACCTCCAAGGACATGACGCCGAAGGTGCTGTTGCTGGACGCGGATGGCAAGCCGGTCAACCTGGCGGGCACCGAGATCCCGGCGCAGTACGCGCTGCCCGCGGGCGCGATCATCAACATCGAGGACGGCTCCCAGGTGGGGGTGGGCGACGTCATCGCCCGTCTCCCCCAGGAGTCCTCGAAGACCCGCGACATCACGGGCGGTCTGCCGCGCGTCGCCGACCTCTTCGAGGCCCGCAAGCCCAAGGAGCCGGCGGTGCTGGCCGAGCACTCGGGCACCGTCAGCTTCGGCAAGGACACCAAGGGCAAGCAGCGCCTGATCATCACCGACCGGGAGGGGGTCCAGCACGAGGTGCTGATCCCGAAGTGGCGCCAGGTGACGGTGTTCGATGGCGAGCAGGTGGAGCGGGGCGAGGTCATCGTGGACGGTGCCCTGAGCCCCCACGACATCCTGCGCCTGCGCGGCGTACACGCCGTGGCCTCCTACATCATCAACGAGGTCCAGGACGTCTACCGGCTCCAGGGCGTGAAGATCAACGACAAGCACATCGAGGTGATCGTCCGCCAGATGCTGCGCAAGGCCGAGGTCACCGAGGCCGGCGACACGATGTTCCTGCGGGGTGAGCAGCTCGACCGGGTGCGGATCCTGGAGGAGAACGAGCGGGTCCGGACCAAGGACAACGGGTTGCCGGCCAAGTGGGAGCCCCTGCTGCTCGGGATCACCAAGGCGTCCCTGTCGACCGAGTCCTTCATCTCGGCGGCCTCCTTCCAGGAGACCACCCGGGTGCTCACCGAGGCGTCGGTGAGCGGGCGGGTGGACGAGCTGCGGGGCCTGAAGGAGAACGTCATCGTGGGCCGGCTGGTGCCCGCCGGAACGGGGCTCGCCTACCACGACGAGCGCCGGCGCAAGCGCCGGGAGATGCTGGGTCTCGACCTGGCGGCCAACGCCGCCCGGGCCTTCGAGCCCCTGCCGAGCGAGTCGGTCCCGGAGGAGCTCGCCCCGTTCTCCGACTCGGGGGACTGAGAGCCGCGAATGAGGCAGGGAATGCGGTTTGCGGCCCTGCCGTTGCTTGACAGCGGCGGGCGCCCTCCCTAAACTCCCGCATTCTCCACGGGCACGGTCACGCCCGTGGGGGTTTTGCGGCAAGCCGCATCCCGGTTTCCTCGCAATGGCCCCCGGCGGTGTAAGCACACCGACGCTTATGCTGCCCGGGGGTCTTTGGCCATCGCATCAGAAGTTGGAGCACCAGGCATGGCGACGATCAACCAGCTGGTCCGCAAGCCGCGCACGAGCAAGTCTCAGAAGAGCTCCGTGCCGGCCCTGGAAGGCAGCCCTCAGAAGCGGGGTGTGTGCACTCGCGTGTACACCACCACCCCCAAGAAGCCGAACTCGGCGCTGCGTAAGGTCGCGCGCGTTCGCCTGACCAACGGCATGGAGGTCAGCTCCTATATCGGCGGCGAAGGGCACAACCTTCAGGAGCACTCGGTCGTCCTCATCCGCGGGGGCCGCGTGAAGGACCTGCCGGGTGTGCGCTACCACACCGTGCGCGGGAGCCTGGACGCCTCGGGCGTCAACGATCGCCGGCAGTCCCGGTCGAAGTACGGCGCAAAGCGGCCCAAGGGCTGAGGAACAGGTAGCAGGCCATGTCCAGAAGAAGAATCATCGCGCGGCGCAGCATCCTTCCCGATCCCAAGTACGGGAACGAGACGCTTGCGAAGTTCATCAACGTGATCATGAAGGGCGGCAAGAAGTCGATTGCCGAGTCCATCGTCTACGGCGCCCTGGATCGGGTCGCCGAGCGGACGAAGGGCGATGCCCTCGAGATCTTCATCCGTGCGCTCGGCAATGTGCGCCCGGTGGTCGAGGTGAAGTCCCGCCGGGTCGGCGGCGCCACCTACCAGGTGCCGGTGGAGGTGCGCGCGAGCCGCCAGTCGGCGCTTGCCATGCGCTGGCTGGTGGACGCCTCCCGCAAGCGCGGCGAGAAGAGCATGGGTCTGCGGCTGGCGGGCGAGTTCATGGACGCCGCGGAGAACCGGGGCACGGCGGTGAAGAAGCGCGAGGACACCCACCGCATGGCGGAGGCCAACAAGGCCTTCTCGCACTACCGGTGGTAAGGGAACGGGACCGTGGCACGCGAAACGCCCATTGAGCGCTACCGCAATATCGGCATCATGGCCCACATCGATGCCGGTAAGACGACGACGACGGAGCGGATCCTGTTCTATACGGGCGTCTCGCACCGTCTCGGCGAAGTGCACGATGGCGCCGCGACCATGGACTGGATGGAGCAGGAGCGCGAGCGCGGGATCACCATCACGTCGGCCGCGACCACCTGCTTCTGGAGCGGGATGGCGCAGCAGTTCCCCGAGCACCGCATCAACATCATCGACACGCCGGGGCACGTGGACTTCACCATCGAGGTGGAGCGCTCCCTGCGCGTGCTGGACGGCGCCTGTGCGGTGTTCTGCGCCGTGGGCGGCGTAGAGCCCCAGTCCGAGACGGTCTGGCGCCAGGCCACCAAGTACGGTGTGCCGCGCCTCGCCTTCGTGAACAAGATGGACCGTCCGGGCGCGAACTTCCTGCGCGTGGTCGAGCAGATCAAGACCCGCCTCGGCTCGCGGCCCGTCCCGCTGCAGCTGCCCATCGGCGCCGAGGAGCATTTCAAGGGCGTGGTGGACCTGCTGAGCGGCAAGGCCGTCTACTGGGACGACAAGACCCAGGGCATGTCCTTCGAGCTGCGGGACCCGCCCGCCGAGATGATCGGTGCCATCGCCGAGTGGCGCGAGAAGCTGGTCGAGGCGGCTGCCGAGTCCTCCGAGGAGTTGATGGAGAAGTACCTCGAGGGCCAGCCTCTCACGGACGAGGAGATCCGCAAGGGGCTTCGGGCGCGCACCCTCGCCAACGAGATCGTGCCGACCCTCTGCGGCAGCGCCTTCAAGAACAAGGGTGTCCAGGCGATGCTGGACGCCGTGCTGTGGTACCTGCCGTCGCCGGTGGAGCGTCCCGCGATCAAGGGGGTGCTCGACGACGCGGCGGGCAGTGAGGCGGAGCGCCGCTCGTCCGACGAGGAGCCGTTCGCGGCCCTGGCGTTCAAGATCATGACGGACCCCTACGTGGGAACGCTCACGTTCTTCCGGGTGTACTCCGGCGTGCTGCGCTCCGGCGACGCGGTATACAACCCGGTGAAGAGCCGCAAGGAGCGCATCGGCCGCATCCTGCAGATGCACGCCAACAACCGGGAGGAGATCAAGGAGGTTCGGGCGGGTGACATCGCGGCGGCGGTTGGCCTGAAGGACGTTAGCACCGGCGACACGCTCTCGGACCCCGAGAAGATCATCACCCTGGAGCGGATCGAGTTCCCCGACCCGGTGATCTCGGTGGCGGCCGAGCCCAAGACGAAGGCCGACCAGGAGAAGATGGGCCTCGCCCTGAACAGGCTCGCCCAGGAGGACCCTTCCTTCCGGGTACACACGGACGAGGAGTCGGGCCAGACCATCATCTCCGGCATGGGCGAGCTCCACCTGGAGATCATCGTCGACCGCATGCGCCGCGAGTTCAAGGTCGAGGCGAACGTCGGCGCGCCCCAGGTGGCGTACCGCGAGACCATCCGCCGGAAGGTGGAGCAGGAAGGGAAGTTCGTGCGCCAGAGCGGCGGCCGCGGTCAGTACGGGCACGTCTGGCTGCGCCTCGAGCCGCAGGAGTCCGGCGGCGGCTACGAATTCGTGAACGGGATCGTGGGCGGCGTGGTGCCCAAGGAATACATCCCGGCGGTGGACAAGGGCGTGCGCGAGCAGTTGCAGAACGGCGTGCTCGCGGGCTTCCCTGTGGTGGATGTGAAGGTGACGGTGTTCGACGGCTCCTACCACGATGTCGACTCGAGCGAAATGGCCTTCAAGCTGGCCGGCGCGCTCGGCTTCAAGGAAGGGGCGCTGAAGGCGAGTCCGGTCCTGCTCGAGCCGCTGATGAAGGTCGAGTCCGTGACGCCCGAGGAGTACATGGGCGACGTGATGGGTGACCTCAGCCGGCGGCGGGGTCTCCTGCAGGGCATGGAGGACGCGCCGGCCGGAAAGATCATCCGCGCTGAGGTGCCGCTCGCCGAGATGTTCGGGTATGCCACCGACCTGCGCTCCATGAGCCAGGGCCGGGCGACCTATTCGATGGAGTTCTCGCGCTACAGCGAGGCGCCGGCGAGCATCGCCGAGGCTGTCATCAAGAAGAGAAAGGCTTGAGGCCGGCCGCTCGGGCTACGGGCGCGGGCGGGGGCCGGAAGAGAATTCGCACAGGCAGCAACGAGACAAACTGCAGTCCGAGGATAGCGACGCCATGGCCAAGGGTAAATTCGAGCGTACGAAGCCGCACGTGAACGTGGGGACGATTGGTCACGTGGACCACGGGAAGACGACGCTGACGGCGGCGATCACGAAGGTGATGGCTGAGAAGTTTGGGGGTGAGTTCCGGGCGTACGACTCGATTGACAACGCGCCGGAGGAGAAGGCGCGTGGCATTACGATTGCGACGGCGCACGTGGAGTACCAGACGGATGCGCGTCACTACGCGCACGTGGACTGTCCGGGGCACGCGGATTATGTGAAGAACATGATCACGGGTGCGGCGCAGATGGACGGGGCGATTCTGGTGGTGAGTGCGGCGGACGGGCCGATGCCGCAGACGCGGGAGCACATTTTGCTGGCGCGTCAGGTAGGTGTGCCGTACATCGTGGTGTATTTGAACAAGGCGGACATGGTGGACGATCCGGAGCTCTTGGAGTTGGTGGAGATGGAGGTCCGGGAGTTATTGAGCAGTTACCAGTTTCCTGGGGACGAGACGCCGATTGTCACGGGCAGTGCGTTGCGTGCGCTGGAGGGTGACACGTCGGAGATGGGGACGCAGTCGATCTACAAGTTGGTGGCGGAGATGGACCGGTACATTCCGATGCCGAAGCGGGATGTGGACCAGCCGTTTTTGATGCCGATTGAGGATGTGTTTTCGATTTCGGGTCGTGGGACGGTGGTGACGGGTCGTGTGGAGCGAGGGAAGGTGCGTGTAGGTGAGGAGGTGGAGATCGTGGGGTTGAAGCCCACGGTGAAGACGACCTGCACGGGGGTAGAGATGTTCCGCAAGCTTCTGGACGAGGGGGTTGCGGGGGACAACATTGGGGTGTTGTTGAGGGGTACGAAGCGGGACGATGTGGAGCGTGGTCAGGTGTTAGCGAAGCCTGGTTCGATCACGCCGCACACGAAGTTTGAGGCGGAGGTGTACGTTCTGTCCAAGGAGGAGGGTGGGAGGCACACGCCGTTTTTCACGGGTTATCGGCCGCAGTTTTTCTTCCGGACGACGGACGTGACGGGGTCGGTGGATCTTCCGGAGGGTGTAGAGATGGTGATGCCGGGGGACAACGTGAGGGTGGTGGCGAGTTTGATTGCGCCGATTG comes from Gammaproteobacteria bacterium and encodes:
- the rpoC gene encoding DNA-directed RNA polymerase subunit beta', giving the protein MKDLLNLLRQQSQVEEFDAIRIGLASPDKIRSWSYGEVKKPETINYRTFKPERDGLFCAKIFGPVKDYECLCGKYKRLKHRGVICEKCGVEVTLAKVRRERMGHIELASPVAHIWYLKSLPSRMGLLLDMTLREIERILYFEAFVVIDPGMTPLERGQLLSDESYLESIEQYGDEFDARMGAEAIHELMRTMDLKVEATRLREEMQGTSSETKLKKLAKRLKLIEAFLVSGNRPEWMVLTVLPVLPPDLRPLVPLDGGRFATSDLNDLYRRVINRNNRLKRLLDLNAPDIIVRNEKRMLQEAVDALLDNGRRGRAITGTNKRPLKSLADMIKGKQGRFRQNLLGKRVDYSGRSVIVVGPTLKLHQCGLPKKMALELFKPFVFSKLEFRGLATTIKAAKKKVELEGAEVWDLLEEVIREHPVMLNRAPTLHRLGIQAFEPVLIEGKAIQLHPLVCTAFNADFDGDQMAVHVPLSIEAQLEARTLMLSSNNVLSPAHGEPIIVPTQDVVLGLYYMTRERVRAQGEDMVFADVKEVERAHAAGAVELQARVRVRIDERVFGENGEIRPQRRLVKTTVGRALLSEILPPGMSFDLVNQTMDKKAISRLIDSAYRRVGLKETVVFADKLMYTGFAWATRAGISIGVDDMEVPPEKADILAEAETMVKEIEDQYASGLVTNGERYNKVVDVWSSTNEKVAKAMMERLGTEVVRGASGGEARQQSFNSIYMMADSGARGSAAQIRQLAGMRGLMAKPDGSIIETPITANFREGLDVLQYFISTHGARKGLADTALKTANSGYLTRRLVDVAQDLVVTEEDCGASDGLMITPLIEGGDVVEPLRERVLGRVTAVDILRPGTGEVVVPRATLLDEIWVERLEEAGIDQVLVRSVITCLTRHGVCANCYGRDLGRGHRVNIGEAVGVVAAQSIGEPGTQLTMRTFHIGGAASRAAAVSNVQVKSEGTVRLQNIKLVPNSSGKYVAVSRSGEVAIQDAHGRERERYKVPYGAVITVAEGDAVEAGQVVASWDPHTHPIITEVRGRVRFTDIVEGQTVREERDETTGLTDLVVMDPKERPSTSKDMTPKVLLLDADGKPVNLAGTEIPAQYALPAGAIINIEDGSQVGVGDVIARLPQESSKTRDITGGLPRVADLFEARKPKEPAVLAEHSGTVSFGKDTKGKQRLIITDREGVQHEVLIPKWRQVTVFDGEQVERGEVIVDGALSPHDILRLRGVHAVASYIINEVQDVYRLQGVKINDKHIEVIVRQMLRKAEVTEAGDTMFLRGEQLDRVRILEENERVRTKDNGLPAKWEPLLLGITKASLSTESFISAASFQETTRVLTEASVSGRVDELRGLKENVIVGRLVPAGTGLAYHDERRRKRREMLGLDLAANAARAFEPLPSESVPEELAPFSDSGD
- the rpsL gene encoding 30S ribosomal protein S12, whose translation is MATINQLVRKPRTSKSQKSSVPALEGSPQKRGVCTRVYTTTPKKPNSALRKVARVRLTNGMEVSSYIGGEGHNLQEHSVVLIRGGRVKDLPGVRYHTVRGSLDASGVNDRRQSRSKYGAKRPKG
- the rpsG gene encoding 30S ribosomal protein S7, producing MSRRRIIARRSILPDPKYGNETLAKFINVIMKGGKKSIAESIVYGALDRVAERTKGDALEIFIRALGNVRPVVEVKSRRVGGATYQVPVEVRASRQSALAMRWLVDASRKRGEKSMGLRLAGEFMDAAENRGTAVKKREDTHRMAEANKAFSHYRW
- the fusA gene encoding elongation factor G: MARETPIERYRNIGIMAHIDAGKTTTTERILFYTGVSHRLGEVHDGAATMDWMEQERERGITITSAATTCFWSGMAQQFPEHRINIIDTPGHVDFTIEVERSLRVLDGACAVFCAVGGVEPQSETVWRQATKYGVPRLAFVNKMDRPGANFLRVVEQIKTRLGSRPVPLQLPIGAEEHFKGVVDLLSGKAVYWDDKTQGMSFELRDPPAEMIGAIAEWREKLVEAAAESSEELMEKYLEGQPLTDEEIRKGLRARTLANEIVPTLCGSAFKNKGVQAMLDAVLWYLPSPVERPAIKGVLDDAAGSEAERRSSDEEPFAALAFKIMTDPYVGTLTFFRVYSGVLRSGDAVYNPVKSRKERIGRILQMHANNREEIKEVRAGDIAAAVGLKDVSTGDTLSDPEKIITLERIEFPDPVISVAAEPKTKADQEKMGLALNRLAQEDPSFRVHTDEESGQTIISGMGELHLEIIVDRMRREFKVEANVGAPQVAYRETIRRKVEQEGKFVRQSGGRGQYGHVWLRLEPQESGGGYEFVNGIVGGVVPKEYIPAVDKGVREQLQNGVLAGFPVVDVKVTVFDGSYHDVDSSEMAFKLAGALGFKEGALKASPVLLEPLMKVESVTPEEYMGDVMGDLSRRRGLLQGMEDAPAGKIIRAEVPLAEMFGYATDLRSMSQGRATYSMEFSRYSEAPASIAEAVIKKRKA
- the tuf gene encoding elongation factor Tu; translation: MAKGKFERTKPHVNVGTIGHVDHGKTTLTAAITKVMAEKFGGEFRAYDSIDNAPEEKARGITIATAHVEYQTDARHYAHVDCPGHADYVKNMITGAAQMDGAILVVSAADGPMPQTREHILLARQVGVPYIVVYLNKADMVDDPELLELVEMEVRELLSSYQFPGDETPIVTGSALRALEGDTSEMGTQSIYKLVAEMDRYIPMPKRDVDQPFLMPIEDVFSISGRGTVVTGRVERGKVRVGEEVEIVGLKPTVKTTCTGVEMFRKLLDEGVAGDNIGVLLRGTKRDDVERGQVLAKPGSITPHTKFEAEVYVLSKEEGGRHTPFFTGYRPQFFFRTTDVTGSVDLPEGVEMVMPGDNVRVVASLIAPIAMEEGLRFAIREGGRTVGAGVVSKVIE